One Mycobacterium paraseoulense genomic window, CTACTCATTTCTCGGCGAATCCTGCTCGACCCTTTGCCCAGCAAGAAAAGTTGTAGCCCAGGCGATTACATCCAGTGCCATGCGTATCAACCTCGAACTGGTATCAATCTCCTGCCCGGCGGGGTGAGCTGTCATCACCCCAGCGTTGTTTCACCCGGGTGAGTTCTGGCCATGCCGCCGAGGCCGACTGCTAAAACCCAATGCCTTAAGCGAATGTGCACGCCTCGCTAAAAGTGGGTTATAATACCCAGAGCAAAAGAAGAGAAATAGCGGTCGCGACTATCGTTCACCTGACCGGCGGCCATCTGTAGGGCAACAGGTGCCGCACATCATCTCCGTCAGCCATTGAGTTGTCATGCAGGTGACCGAGCCATCAGATGTACCCTTGCGGCTCAGCGAGGACGCTCGTCCGCTGGCTAAGGCCAACCGGTGATGCGATTTGTTCACACGAAATCACGGTGTCTGCAACGCAATTACTCAGTGTCGTGATTGCACGCAGACTTGAGGCGACGCTGAAGGAGTGTCAACTATGCACGGCTCAGATGAAGTGGTGCTGATCACCGAGGCCACGGCTTTGCCAGGCAGAGGAGACGAGTTGCGGCGTGCGTTTGCCGAGTTGATCCCGCAGTCGCTGGCCGAGGGAGGCGTTAGCACTTTCAGGCTGCACGAAGACCGCGATCGGCCAGGGCATTTCACACTTTACCAGCTGTTCCGCAACCAGCACGCTGTAGACCTTCACGTCCAAACCAATCATTTCGCGCTCAGCGTGGAAGCCTTGGCCCAGTTCGCCGAGGGCGGCAAGTCCCAGGTGACCTTCTACCATGTACTGAGTCGGTAATCCCGTCTAACTCCGGCAGGAGGTTCTCCTCATCTCCGAGACAACCCGACAGCCGCCGCTGCTGGGGGACGTACCTCGCGAAATGCGATGTGACCCGTACGATTATCAGCTAGCTAGTTGACCCACCACTTCGACCTCTTGGTGATAGCCGGACATGATTGATGACACCGCGGTCGTCCTGACCCCACGAGGTCGGGCGACCTATGCGCGCATCGTCGGAGTGGCCGCTGAACTGGTGTACAAGCGGGGGCTGCACAACACCGGAGCCAACGACGTGCGCAAGGCTGCCTCCGTCAGCGGGTCGCAGATGACCCACTACTTCAAGGACAAACGTGCCATAGTGCGCGGCGTCATCGCCTGGCGCCGTAATGAAGTGATCGCATTCCACACTTCAGGAGAGCTGGCCGGGCTGGACAGTTTCGAGACGTTGCAAAAGTGGGCCGACCTCAACGTCCAAAAACAAATCGACATGAACTTGGGCGGATGCACCTTCGGTT contains:
- a CDS encoding putative quinol monooxygenase, with the protein product MHGSDEVVLITEATALPGRGDELRRAFAELIPQSLAEGGVSTFRLHEDRDRPGHFTLYQLFRNQHAVDLHVQTNHFALSVEALAQFAEGGKSQVTFYHVLSR
- a CDS encoding TetR/AcrR family transcriptional regulator; this encodes MIDDTAVVLTPRGRATYARIVGVAAELVYKRGLHNTGANDVRKAASVSGSQMTHYFKDKRAIVRGVIAWRRNEVIAFHTSGELAGLDSFETLQKWADLNVQKQIDMNLGGCTFGSLVGELIPPGGEIRSDVSAVYDEWIALFRTGLTSMRKRGDLRADADPLHLARVLVAAHQGGSLLTQTTRSINPLRDALSAAVDYVHSFATQPVTASRRHTKASGRAR